The following proteins are encoded in a genomic region of Marinobacter bohaiensis:
- a CDS encoding type VI secretion system Vgr family protein produces SNTFKVIPGDKTWRPKTPNRPIMDGPQIAIVTGPAGEEIHCDAHGRVKVRFPWDRYSQNDEHSSAWLRVSQGWAGGNYGFMALPRIGHEVIVSFLDGDPDQPIITGRTYHATNTPPYALPEHKTRTTLKTQTHKGEGSNELRFEDEADKEQIYVHAQKDLDLLTENDRTEVVHNNSHLTVDQDRYTQIQANDHSTVTGEKREKVGADMSLTVGGSHHSKQGKSQLVQAGTEIHHKAGMKIVVEAGAEITLTAGGSFVKVDPSGVTVSGPTIKMNSGGSPGSGTAVAALAPTAPQSLDKNVHNAVEPDALAESSTRDTFEAMPSSPQKLKRAAQNDTLLSKQCHRQPNGQCPLTDCLCEES; encoded by the coding sequence ACAGCAACACCTTCAAGGTCATCCCCGGCGACAAGACCTGGCGCCCCAAGACGCCGAACCGCCCGATCATGGACGGCCCGCAGATCGCGATCGTCACCGGCCCGGCCGGCGAAGAGATCCACTGCGACGCGCACGGCCGGGTCAAAGTGCGATTCCCGTGGGACCGCTACAGCCAAAATGACGAACACAGCAGCGCCTGGCTACGGGTCAGCCAGGGCTGGGCCGGTGGCAACTACGGCTTCATGGCGCTGCCGCGCATCGGCCACGAAGTCATCGTCTCCTTCCTGGACGGGGATCCGGACCAGCCGATCATCACCGGGCGCACGTATCACGCCACCAACACGCCGCCCTACGCGCTGCCGGAACACAAAACCCGCACCACCCTGAAAACCCAGACCCACAAGGGCGAAGGCAGCAACGAACTGCGCTTCGAGGACGAAGCCGATAAAGAACAGATCTACGTCCACGCCCAGAAAGACCTGGACCTGCTGACCGAGAACGACCGCACCGAGGTGGTCCACAACAACAGCCACCTCACCGTCGACCAGGACCGCTACACCCAGATCCAGGCCAACGACCACAGCACCGTGACCGGCGAGAAGCGGGAGAAGGTCGGGGCCGATATGAGCCTGACCGTGGGTGGCAGCCACCATAGCAAGCAGGGCAAGTCCCAACTGGTGCAGGCCGGCACCGAGATCCACCACAAGGCGGGCATGAAAATCGTCGTCGAAGCCGGCGCCGAAATCACCCTCACCGCCGGCGGCAGCTTCGTCAAAGTCGACCCCAGCGGCGTGACCGTCTCGGGCCCGACGATCAAGATGAACTCCGGCGGATCGCCGGGCAGCGGCACCGCCGTCGCCGCCCTCGCGCCCACCGCGCCGCAGTCGCTGGACAAGAACGTGCACAACGCGGTGGAGCCGGATGCGTTGGCGGAAAGCTCGACACGGGACACCTTCGAAGCGATGCCTAGTTCACCTCAAAAGCTCAAACGAGCAGCCCAGAATGACACGCTACTGAGCAAGCAATGCCATCGCCAGCCAAACGGGCAGTGTCCGCTTACGGACTGCCTGTGCGAAGAAAGCTAG
- a CDS encoding DUF4123 domain-containing protein: protein MMEQSKSTELDREAIPNEFLLLDGAMIDALMITYKYDDSPWVEWLYRNTRHESAIEVSPLLVKPSAKSRLWENLGEWSKYGIVLKTKATTDTLLGHLRSLISVRLPSGQLSYCRFYSQSHLPNLLNAMNDGERATFSGPVETWENPSPNADWHAIPITPTGSIKQPEDEGWFQLTRKHIDQINGAKKEGYLKKLAAHLRMKPDEQSFSTLNAIVQQAETHAFSTEKDIARYTEMAIQHGERLKAPECQSLLANNELTNIEKLSRLDHLLAYGGA from the coding sequence ATGATGGAACAGTCAAAATCCACAGAGCTTGATCGCGAAGCTATCCCCAACGAATTCCTGTTACTCGATGGCGCGATGATCGATGCCCTGATGATCACTTATAAGTACGATGATTCCCCGTGGGTGGAATGGCTTTATCGAAACACCCGCCATGAATCCGCGATTGAAGTGAGCCCTCTACTCGTCAAACCATCTGCGAAGTCACGCCTGTGGGAAAATCTGGGTGAATGGTCGAAGTATGGAATCGTTCTGAAAACAAAGGCGACAACTGACACGTTGCTTGGTCATTTGAGAAGTCTGATTAGTGTCCGACTTCCGTCAGGGCAGCTTAGCTACTGCCGCTTCTATTCCCAATCCCATTTACCCAATCTCCTGAACGCCATGAACGATGGCGAAAGAGCTACGTTTAGTGGCCCCGTCGAGACCTGGGAAAATCCGAGCCCAAATGCGGACTGGCATGCTATCCCGATAACGCCTACGGGCTCGATCAAGCAACCAGAGGATGAAGGCTGGTTTCAGCTTACCCGGAAGCATATTGACCAGATTAATGGGGCTAAGAAAGAGGGCTATCTCAAGAAACTTGCAGCCCACCTGAGAATGAAACCGGATGAGCAGTCATTCAGTACCTTGAACGCCATTGTTCAGCAGGCTGAAACACACGCTTTCTCGACCGAAAAAGATATCGCCCGCTACACAGAAATGGCGATACAGCATGGCGAAAGACTCAAAGCCCCTGAGTGCCAGTCCCTTCTGGCTAATAACGAACTCACCAATATCGAAAAACTCTCCAGACTTGACCATCTACTGGCATACGGAGGTGCGTGA